The Rhopalosiphum maidis isolate BTI-1 chromosome 1, ASM367621v3, whole genome shotgun sequence genome has a segment encoding these proteins:
- the LOC113557722 gene encoding gustatory and odorant receptor 24: MLPKELFNQENYILDIRTIFMIRTKRKRSYFKQLKPIIVALKLFGVMPFTTHTSGPVFTLFSWIMLYSLVTGSSLALICFLFPIFWTDMKNIPEYWNRWSIFQDKFELCMRKPFQLNITKRVWVVTILPTALMTFNIVTSLIFVKGWKVNNSILFIAIFGVINLTTGYFYINCHIFRNVSKDINQRIMELIVTKGSSTRFREHAELWCYMSNLITDFGIVHGGIYCSTAIIIYISSTVFWFYFTMTLISPENYLVSVIIVPLVFTNSILMVYSEASYIALSEVGKKFQWKILNSTMGGLMEQTQKEVQDFLEMIQLCRTNITFGGFCDVNRELFLNFIFAVFFNLVVAFQSQIIPKQYTTSVS; this comes from the exons atgctaCCAAAAGAATTATTCAACCaggaaaattatattcttgacatcagaacaatttttatgattcgaacaaaaagaaaaaggtCATACTTTAAACAGTTAAAACCTATAATCGtagcattaaaattattcggaGTAATGCCATTTACTACACATACAAGcg ggcCAGTGTTTACATTATTCTCTTGGATTATGTTATACAGTTT AGTTACTGGATCTTCGTTAGCTCTTATTTGCTTTTTATTTCCCATTTTTTGGACCGACATGAAAAATATACCTGAATATTGGAATCGATGGAGCATTTTTCAA gaCAAATTTGAATTGTGTATGCGTAAAccttttcaattaaatataactaaacgaGTATGGGTCGTGACAATATTGCCAACCGCTCTCATGAcatttaatatagtaacaaGTTTGATATTTGTTAAAGGGTGGAAagtaaataattctatattatttatagctatATTTGGCGTCATAAATCTAACAActggatatttttatattaactgcCACATATTTAGAAATGTCAGCAAGGACATAAACCAGCGCATCATG GAATTAATAGTGACCAAAGGATCGTCAACTAGGTTTAGAGAGCACGCAGAACTTTGGTGTTATATGTCAAATCTTATAACAGATTTTGGGATCGTTCATGGTGGAATTTATTGTTCTACTgcaattatcatatatatatccaGTACggtattttggttttatttcaCCATGACACTTATAAGCCCTGAGAACTACCTTGTTTCCGTTATAATTGTGCCActtgtatttacaaattctaTACTTATGGTGTATAGTGAAGCGTCGTACATAGCTCTTTCAGAG gtGGGAAAAAAATTTCAGTGGAAAATCCTAAATTCAACAATGGGTGGTCTTATGGAACAAACACAGAAAGAA gtacaagattttttagaaatgatCCAACTTTGTAGAACGAATATTACTTTTGGTGGTTTTTGTGACGTTAATAGAGAACTTTTTCTCAAT tttatatttgctgtattttttaacttagttGTTGCATTTCAATCTCAAATAATTCcaaaacaatatacaacatCAGTTAGCtga
- the LOC113559222 gene encoding prenylcysteine oxidase 1-like: MKYLMEMVIWFLTLLKCTYQSDFNIAIIGGGIGGTSCAYFLKEIFKDLVNLDIYEGNKVGGRLATVIMKDGNEYETGGSVIHQRNKYMSNFVSNLGLQKRKSVFKNERLGLHNGKDFDFIENDNYFVNSMNILWRYGYSIKRLQEFVNNMLDKFERIYELQTNGLSFDSTYDLLTAMDPSFVNYLNISVKDAYSKEEHFSESLITELVQASLRVNYGQNTNVHEFVGSVSMAGMDGSLWSVKGGNKRVVEKLLEKSKAHLIPEYVVQIIRNNDSYTLITNFKKKATYNYVVFASPLAENQKVPITFSNMPLALNKVGKYHQTVSTLVVGEMKRTRFPTISDDLLPITIISINENEFFNSISNVEGVNETGSLNVWKIFSQQPLSNNQIDYLFENISDVKVVDWLAYPHYSVPTESQSFHIADRLYHINAIEWTASAMEMSCIGAKNVALLIKKHFYSKELNETNKRSHMEL; encoded by the exons atgaaatacttgatgGAAATGGTAATAtggtttttaactttattaaaatgtacataccaATCggattttaatattg caATAATTGGTGGTGGCATAGGTGGAACATCatgtgcatattttttaaaagaaatatttaaggaTTTGgttaatttagatatatatgAAGGGAATAAGGTTGGTGGAAGACTAGCCACAGTAATTATGAAAGATGGCAATGAATATGAGACTGGTGGATCAGTCATACACCAGAGAAACAAATATATGTCTAATTTTGTAAGCAATTTAG gaCTTCAAAAACGtaaatcagtttttaaaaatgaaagacTTGGTTTGCACAATGGGaaagattttgattttatagagAATGACAACTATTTTGTAAattcaatgaatattttatggcgATATGGTTACAGCATTAAACGTTTGCAagaatttgttaataatatgcttGACAAGTTTGAAAG AATTTATGAACTACAGACCAATGGTCTAAGTTTTGATTCGACATATGACTTACTAACAGCAATGGATCCTTCATTTGTCAACTATCTTAATATATCAGTGAAAGATGCATACTCGAAAGAGGAACATTTTTCTGAGTCTTTAATCACTGAACTTGTACAGGCGTCCCTTAGAGTAAATTATGGACAAAATACCAATGTTCATGAATTTGTTG gatCAGTTTCTATGGCAGGAATGGATGGATCATTATGGTCAGTAAAAGGAGGTAATAAAAGAGTTGTAGAAAAACTACTTGAAAAATCCAAAGCACATTTAATACCTGAATATGTGGTCCAAATAATTAGAAACAATGATTCATATACAttgataactaattttaaaaaaaaggcaACTTACAATTATGTTGTATTTGCTTCACCTCTTGCAGAAAATCAAAAAGTACCAATCACTTTTTCTAATATGCCATTGGCATTGAATAAAGTTGGTAAATACCACCAAACAGTAAGTACATTGGTTGTTGGCGAGATGAAAAGAACAAGATTTCCTACCATCTCTGATGATCTTTTaccaattactattatatcaaTCAACGAAAATGAGTTTTTCAATTCAATCAGTAATGTTGAAGGAGTCAATGAAACTGGCAGTTTAAAtgtttggaaaatattttctcaACAACCACTTTCCAACAACCAAATAgactatttatttgaaaatattagtgaTGTTAAAGTTGTAGATTGGTTGGCATATCCTCATTATAGCGTTCCAACAGAATCACAAAGTTTTCACATAGCTGATCGACTTTATCACATAAATGCCATAGAATGGACAGCAAGTGCTATGGAAATGAGTTGTATTGGTGCGAAGAATGTAGCACTCTTAATcaaaaaacacttttataGCAAAGAActaaatgaaacaaataaacGGTCTCATAtggaattataa
- the LOC113559223 gene encoding arginine/serine-rich coiled-coil protein 2-like isoform X2, whose amino-acid sequence MESLCNYASDDDNSSSPRREVTTKLTRTNGMEADANYEQVTMDMSEESNHSSTKSPPLKSQTSPSSSASSPTSISQTSRSRHTSKHGNHSDTKISSSDEEKKSHNRHRRNKSRDRHTKKHSRRSRSRSCGRKRSRRSRSHSRNKKRSRRSRSRSERNGNSRRSSPHYRHETKNHNKHSRSKSKEKYTSSHNYFLEKKANNKRQILDKLGIELKVPTVGNSILPSTTTVTPQLLLQKSMEAQVEKVKVQTGIELPSYYNPVAVNPNKYAEQIQKRKLLWGNKQNNEVVKQIEEAKPPVITNNKTATIWQSTKFGDQDGKVTAKFKRLMGIKDNGIGVDNQSSQQGQSKDIIKKQEEMFNSMESQYEVARMATHTHRGLGLGFGTFQQR is encoded by the exons ATGGAAAGTCTGTGCAACTACGCCAGTGACGACGACAACAGTTCGAGTCCCCGAAGAGAAGTCACT actaAACTTACCAGAACTAATGGAATGGAAGCCGATGCAAATTATGAACAAGTTACCATGGATATGAGTGAG GAATCAAACCATAGCTCAACCAAATCACCTCCACTTAAAAGTCAAACTTCACCTTCTAGTTCGGCATCATCTCCTACTTCTATATCACAAACTTCGAGATCACGTCATACCAGCAAACATGGAAATCATAgtgatacaaaaataagtagttctgatgaagaaaaaaaaagtcataatcGTCATAgaag aaataaatcaaGAGACCGTCATACTAAAAAGCATTCTCGTCGGTCAAGAAGTCGCAGTTGTGGTAGAAAACGTTCTCGACGATCTCGTAGTCATAGCCGTAACAAAAAACGATCACGTCGATCACGCAGCCGAAGTgaaag AAATGGTAATAGCAGAAGATCCAGTCCTCATTATAGACATGAAACAAAGAATCACAATAAACACAGTCGGTCTAaaagtaaagaaaaatatacatcgtcacataattatttcttagaaAAGAAGGCTAATAATAAACGGCAAA ttttagatAAATTGGGTATTGAATTAAAAGTTCCAACAGTTGGAAATTCAATATTGCCATCAACTACAACAGTCACTCCTCAACTCCTACTACAAAAATCTATGGAAGCACAAGTTGAAAAAGTTAAAGTACAAACAGGAATAGAGTTACCATCTTACTACAATCCAGTAGCTGTAAATCCTAATAAATATGCTGAACAGATTCAAAAACGCAAACTTTTATGgggaaataaacaaaacaatgagGTTGTTAAACAAATTGAAGAGGCTAAGCCACCTGTAATAACTAACAACAAGACTGCAACCATTTGGCAGTCCACAAAATTTGGGGATCAAGATGGTAAAGTTACTGCCAAATTCAAAAGGCTAATGGGCATCAAAGATAATGGGATAG GTGTTGATAATCAATCATCTCAACAAGGACAATCAAaagacattattaaaaaacaagaaGAAATGTTTAACTCAATGGAAAGTCAATATGAAGTCGCTCGCATGGCAACACATACTCATCGAGGGTTGGGTCTTGGATTCGGTACATTTCAACAGCGGTAG
- the LOC113559223 gene encoding arginine/serine-rich coiled-coil protein 2-like isoform X1 yields MESLCNYASDDDNSSSPRREVTTKLTRTNGMEADANYEQVTMDMSEQESNHSSTKSPPLKSQTSPSSSASSPTSISQTSRSRHTSKHGNHSDTKISSSDEEKKSHNRHRRNKSRDRHTKKHSRRSRSRSCGRKRSRRSRSHSRNKKRSRRSRSRSERNGNSRRSSPHYRHETKNHNKHSRSKSKEKYTSSHNYFLEKKANNKRQILDKLGIELKVPTVGNSILPSTTTVTPQLLLQKSMEAQVEKVKVQTGIELPSYYNPVAVNPNKYAEQIQKRKLLWGNKQNNEVVKQIEEAKPPVITNNKTATIWQSTKFGDQDGKVTAKFKRLMGIKDNGIGVDNQSSQQGQSKDIIKKQEEMFNSMESQYEVARMATHTHRGLGLGFGTFQQR; encoded by the exons ATGGAAAGTCTGTGCAACTACGCCAGTGACGACGACAACAGTTCGAGTCCCCGAAGAGAAGTCACT actaAACTTACCAGAACTAATGGAATGGAAGCCGATGCAAATTATGAACAAGTTACCATGGATATGAGTGAG CAGGAATCAAACCATAGCTCAACCAAATCACCTCCACTTAAAAGTCAAACTTCACCTTCTAGTTCGGCATCATCTCCTACTTCTATATCACAAACTTCGAGATCACGTCATACCAGCAAACATGGAAATCATAgtgatacaaaaataagtagttctgatgaagaaaaaaaaagtcataatcGTCATAgaag aaataaatcaaGAGACCGTCATACTAAAAAGCATTCTCGTCGGTCAAGAAGTCGCAGTTGTGGTAGAAAACGTTCTCGACGATCTCGTAGTCATAGCCGTAACAAAAAACGATCACGTCGATCACGCAGCCGAAGTgaaag AAATGGTAATAGCAGAAGATCCAGTCCTCATTATAGACATGAAACAAAGAATCACAATAAACACAGTCGGTCTAaaagtaaagaaaaatatacatcgtcacataattatttcttagaaAAGAAGGCTAATAATAAACGGCAAA ttttagatAAATTGGGTATTGAATTAAAAGTTCCAACAGTTGGAAATTCAATATTGCCATCAACTACAACAGTCACTCCTCAACTCCTACTACAAAAATCTATGGAAGCACAAGTTGAAAAAGTTAAAGTACAAACAGGAATAGAGTTACCATCTTACTACAATCCAGTAGCTGTAAATCCTAATAAATATGCTGAACAGATTCAAAAACGCAAACTTTTATGgggaaataaacaaaacaatgagGTTGTTAAACAAATTGAAGAGGCTAAGCCACCTGTAATAACTAACAACAAGACTGCAACCATTTGGCAGTCCACAAAATTTGGGGATCAAGATGGTAAAGTTACTGCCAAATTCAAAAGGCTAATGGGCATCAAAGATAATGGGATAG GTGTTGATAATCAATCATCTCAACAAGGACAATCAAaagacattattaaaaaacaagaaGAAATGTTTAACTCAATGGAAAGTCAATATGAAGTCGCTCGCATGGCAACACATACTCATCGAGGGTTGGGTCTTGGATTCGGTACATTTCAACAGCGGTAG
- the LOC113559223 gene encoding arginine/serine-rich coiled-coil protein 2-like isoform X3, with translation MESLCNYASDDDNSSSPRREVTQESNHSSTKSPPLKSQTSPSSSASSPTSISQTSRSRHTSKHGNHSDTKISSSDEEKKSHNRHRRNKSRDRHTKKHSRRSRSRSCGRKRSRRSRSHSRNKKRSRRSRSRSERNGNSRRSSPHYRHETKNHNKHSRSKSKEKYTSSHNYFLEKKANNKRQILDKLGIELKVPTVGNSILPSTTTVTPQLLLQKSMEAQVEKVKVQTGIELPSYYNPVAVNPNKYAEQIQKRKLLWGNKQNNEVVKQIEEAKPPVITNNKTATIWQSTKFGDQDGKVTAKFKRLMGIKDNGIGVDNQSSQQGQSKDIIKKQEEMFNSMESQYEVARMATHTHRGLGLGFGTFQQR, from the exons ATGGAAAGTCTGTGCAACTACGCCAGTGACGACGACAACAGTTCGAGTCCCCGAAGAGAAGTCACT CAGGAATCAAACCATAGCTCAACCAAATCACCTCCACTTAAAAGTCAAACTTCACCTTCTAGTTCGGCATCATCTCCTACTTCTATATCACAAACTTCGAGATCACGTCATACCAGCAAACATGGAAATCATAgtgatacaaaaataagtagttctgatgaagaaaaaaaaagtcataatcGTCATAgaag aaataaatcaaGAGACCGTCATACTAAAAAGCATTCTCGTCGGTCAAGAAGTCGCAGTTGTGGTAGAAAACGTTCTCGACGATCTCGTAGTCATAGCCGTAACAAAAAACGATCACGTCGATCACGCAGCCGAAGTgaaag AAATGGTAATAGCAGAAGATCCAGTCCTCATTATAGACATGAAACAAAGAATCACAATAAACACAGTCGGTCTAaaagtaaagaaaaatatacatcgtcacataattatttcttagaaAAGAAGGCTAATAATAAACGGCAAA ttttagatAAATTGGGTATTGAATTAAAAGTTCCAACAGTTGGAAATTCAATATTGCCATCAACTACAACAGTCACTCCTCAACTCCTACTACAAAAATCTATGGAAGCACAAGTTGAAAAAGTTAAAGTACAAACAGGAATAGAGTTACCATCTTACTACAATCCAGTAGCTGTAAATCCTAATAAATATGCTGAACAGATTCAAAAACGCAAACTTTTATGgggaaataaacaaaacaatgagGTTGTTAAACAAATTGAAGAGGCTAAGCCACCTGTAATAACTAACAACAAGACTGCAACCATTTGGCAGTCCACAAAATTTGGGGATCAAGATGGTAAAGTTACTGCCAAATTCAAAAGGCTAATGGGCATCAAAGATAATGGGATAG GTGTTGATAATCAATCATCTCAACAAGGACAATCAAaagacattattaaaaaacaagaaGAAATGTTTAACTCAATGGAAAGTCAATATGAAGTCGCTCGCATGGCAACACATACTCATCGAGGGTTGGGTCTTGGATTCGGTACATTTCAACAGCGGTAG
- the LOC113559223 gene encoding arginine/serine-rich coiled-coil protein 2-like isoform X4 — MITQVVLVKFILSKLKESNHSSTKSPPLKSQTSPSSSASSPTSISQTSRSRHTSKHGNHSDTKISSSDEEKKSHNRHRRNKSRDRHTKKHSRRSRSRSCGRKRSRRSRSHSRNKKRSRRSRSRSERNGNSRRSSPHYRHETKNHNKHSRSKSKEKYTSSHNYFLEKKANNKRQILDKLGIELKVPTVGNSILPSTTTVTPQLLLQKSMEAQVEKVKVQTGIELPSYYNPVAVNPNKYAEQIQKRKLLWGNKQNNEVVKQIEEAKPPVITNNKTATIWQSTKFGDQDGKVTAKFKRLMGIKDNGIGVDNQSSQQGQSKDIIKKQEEMFNSMESQYEVARMATHTHRGLGLGFGTFQQR; from the exons ATGATTACACAAGTCGTCCtggttaaattcatattatcaaAACTGAAG GAATCAAACCATAGCTCAACCAAATCACCTCCACTTAAAAGTCAAACTTCACCTTCTAGTTCGGCATCATCTCCTACTTCTATATCACAAACTTCGAGATCACGTCATACCAGCAAACATGGAAATCATAgtgatacaaaaataagtagttctgatgaagaaaaaaaaagtcataatcGTCATAgaag aaataaatcaaGAGACCGTCATACTAAAAAGCATTCTCGTCGGTCAAGAAGTCGCAGTTGTGGTAGAAAACGTTCTCGACGATCTCGTAGTCATAGCCGTAACAAAAAACGATCACGTCGATCACGCAGCCGAAGTgaaag AAATGGTAATAGCAGAAGATCCAGTCCTCATTATAGACATGAAACAAAGAATCACAATAAACACAGTCGGTCTAaaagtaaagaaaaatatacatcgtcacataattatttcttagaaAAGAAGGCTAATAATAAACGGCAAA ttttagatAAATTGGGTATTGAATTAAAAGTTCCAACAGTTGGAAATTCAATATTGCCATCAACTACAACAGTCACTCCTCAACTCCTACTACAAAAATCTATGGAAGCACAAGTTGAAAAAGTTAAAGTACAAACAGGAATAGAGTTACCATCTTACTACAATCCAGTAGCTGTAAATCCTAATAAATATGCTGAACAGATTCAAAAACGCAAACTTTTATGgggaaataaacaaaacaatgagGTTGTTAAACAAATTGAAGAGGCTAAGCCACCTGTAATAACTAACAACAAGACTGCAACCATTTGGCAGTCCACAAAATTTGGGGATCAAGATGGTAAAGTTACTGCCAAATTCAAAAGGCTAATGGGCATCAAAGATAATGGGATAG GTGTTGATAATCAATCATCTCAACAAGGACAATCAAaagacattattaaaaaacaagaaGAAATGTTTAACTCAATGGAAAGTCAATATGAAGTCGCTCGCATGGCAACACATACTCATCGAGGGTTGGGTCTTGGATTCGGTACATTTCAACAGCGGTAG
- the LOC113559225 gene encoding H/ACA ribonucleoprotein complex subunit 2-like protein: MTEDTSLVDSTNKKIPYSTRIKYLNEIAKPLATKALTKKIYKLVKKAHKEKTYLRVGLKEVQRRIRRGETGLVIFAGDVSPIDIMSHMPGVCETKNLPYCYVPSREDLGSLLGVKRSAVMVLIRKHENYTDLYDECQSEIKALPYDF; encoded by the exons atgacgGAAGACACAAGCTTAGTCGATTCGACCAACAAAAAAATTCCGTATTCAACGAGAATCAAATACCTCAATGAAATTGCAAAGCCCCTGGCAACCAAAGCGCTTAcaaaaaagatttataaacTCGTTAAGAAAG cacATAAAGAAAAGACTTATTTAAGAGTTGGCCTGAAAGAAGTGCAACGAAGAATCCGAAGAGGCGAAACGGGCTTGGTAATTTTTGCTGGCGATGTTTCACCAATTGATATCATGAGCCATATGCCTGGTGTATGCGAGACAAAAAATCTGCCATACTGTTATGTGCCTTCGCGCGAAGATTTAGGTTCATTACTGGGTGTTAAAAGATCTGCAGTCATGGTACTTATTAGAAAGCATGAAAATTATACAGATTTATATGATGAATGTCAAAGCGAGATCAAAGCTCTGCCCTATGATTTTTAG
- the LOC113559224 gene encoding Golgi SNAP receptor complex member 1 isoform X1 — MASSPSWEDLRKQARRLETEIDSMLVSLSKISTNNPMMYSDDESQLLLSDDRFETATSEIEELLSKLNTVNEKMGEWNSNGEQSTVSQNMHTVQRHRDILQDYTKEFQKIQSNVRARREREDLLHSVRQDIDGYKNSGTKNRRMDLYVKEHEHVRNSDRLVSDQIAIAMETREHLVSQRHHFKRLQSRLHDLSSRFPALNTLVQKINMRKKRDSLIVGGVVVICTFIILLYTFH, encoded by the exons ATGGCTTCGTCGCCATCATGGGAAG atttGAGAAAACAGGCTAGAAGGCTGGAAACAGAAATTGACTCTATGTTAGTatcattaagtaaaataagtaCTAATAATCCTATGATGTATAGTGACGATGAATCACAGTTGTTGTTGTCTGATGATCGATTTGAAACTGCCACATCTGAAATTGAAGAGCTGCTGTCTAAG CTTAATACAGTCAATGAAAAAATGGGCGAATGGAATTCCAATGGGGAACAATCTACAGTTTCACAAAACATGCATACTGTACAGCGTCACAGAGATATTTTACAAGATTATACTAAAGagtttcaaaaaatacaatctAATGTTAGAGCTCGAAGGGAAAGGGAAGATTTGCTGCATAGTGTTCGGCAGGACATTGA tggTTACAAGAATTCTGGAACAAAAAACAGGCGTATGGATTTGTATGTTAAAGAGCATGAACATGTACGTAATTCAGACCGTTTAGTATCGGATCAGATTGCAATTGCAATGGAAACCAGGGAACACTTAGTGTCGCAACGGCATCATTTTAAACGTTTACAATCTAGACTTCATGATTTATCAAGTAGATTTCCTGCTCTCAACACCctagttcaaaaaattaacatgCGTAAAAAACGTGATTCTTTAATAGTTGGAGGAGTTGTTGTTAtatgtacttttataatactcTTGTACACTTTTCATTAG
- the LOC113559224 gene encoding Golgi SNAP receptor complex member 1 isoform X2 produces the protein MLVSLSKISTNNPMMYSDDESQLLLSDDRFETATSEIEELLSKLNTVNEKMGEWNSNGEQSTVSQNMHTVQRHRDILQDYTKEFQKIQSNVRARREREDLLHSVRQDIDGYKNSGTKNRRMDLYVKEHEHVRNSDRLVSDQIAIAMETREHLVSQRHHFKRLQSRLHDLSSRFPALNTLVQKINMRKKRDSLIVGGVVVICTFIILLYTFH, from the exons ATGTTAGTatcattaagtaaaataagtaCTAATAATCCTATGATGTATAGTGACGATGAATCACAGTTGTTGTTGTCTGATGATCGATTTGAAACTGCCACATCTGAAATTGAAGAGCTGCTGTCTAAG CTTAATACAGTCAATGAAAAAATGGGCGAATGGAATTCCAATGGGGAACAATCTACAGTTTCACAAAACATGCATACTGTACAGCGTCACAGAGATATTTTACAAGATTATACTAAAGagtttcaaaaaatacaatctAATGTTAGAGCTCGAAGGGAAAGGGAAGATTTGCTGCATAGTGTTCGGCAGGACATTGA tggTTACAAGAATTCTGGAACAAAAAACAGGCGTATGGATTTGTATGTTAAAGAGCATGAACATGTACGTAATTCAGACCGTTTAGTATCGGATCAGATTGCAATTGCAATGGAAACCAGGGAACACTTAGTGTCGCAACGGCATCATTTTAAACGTTTACAATCTAGACTTCATGATTTATCAAGTAGATTTCCTGCTCTCAACACCctagttcaaaaaattaacatgCGTAAAAAACGTGATTCTTTAATAGTTGGAGGAGTTGTTGTTAtatgtacttttataatactcTTGTACACTTTTCATTAG